The window AATGAACACGTATGTTGACTCTAAGATTACAACTGACCCATGATTTAACTTTATAAGAAAGCATATGTAACATCATGATTAGACCGATCAATTGTTAAGATTTGATAAGAGGGTGTATAAATGTAAACACTTAAAAAAAATTGAGTGAAAAAATAACCCTCAAGAAAcattaattctatttaatgaGTCAAAAAAAATGTTTTGTGTTTGACAAAGAACCTTTCATTTTTTCTCTAACCATATTTTGCAAATATTAGACAAGGGGAAACTATGGCAATTTTTAATCCTTTATCACAAAGCGTAGACACTTTTACAAAGAGGAAACTAAAACAGTgcaaaagaaagaaatttaattaaaaacCATGCACATGCAGTAGCTATCGATCGGATATATGTGAAAAATGGTCAATATCATGCAAACTCTTTGGATTTTCTAACATCACGACGAAGGAAAGTTTTACAACCTCAGaataatataaaattaaaatacaAGCTAGATTGTCTTTGAAAACACTCTAAAATTGTTTTCCAACTACAGTTGGTCAATTGTTAGAAATAAATCAAATAATATGTGCAGATTAATTTTTGAACTTCTTCCTGATTGTTCTTCTTAGGACTATACTATTTTCATCACCTAATCGACCAAGCATGCACCCCATCaatatttcccctatatatacatCAACCTTTGAGCTAGCTTTCATCCAACTATACTACCATATATTCTATCTTATATCTTCATCCTTCAATTTAAGATATGTCTTCTACTTTTCCACCATTAGTTCCCATGGCAATTTTCTTTATTGCTTTTCTTGCATTATGTCTCATCCCTCAGCCTGCACAAGCCATCACTATACACTATGAGTTCAATGTGCGTAGATACATATCAAAAGTCCATTCTCCCTATTTTACAGAAAATTAAATATGTATATTTAGTTTTTCTTACAAAtgctaactttttttttgtgtgtgtggaaTCTTTGTTTTAGATTACAATGCAAAATGTGACAAGATTGTGCCATACTAAGAGCATAGTGACAGTCAATGGAAAATTCCCAGGGCCTCGTATTGTGACCAGGGAGGGTGATCGTCTCCTTATAAAAGTCACCAACCATGTTCCTAACAATATTACCATTCACTGGTACAATACTACTATAATATTTGGGCCTTAGTATAAAGTAGGTTTGCGTCCCTTTTATATGGGATTTAACTTATAGTGTATGAATTTATATACGTATTTTAACTTGTCGTAGTCAATGGCCTAGCCATTATCATCTGAGGGGTGTCAATTGACGCGAAAATTACAATGTGTAGCTaggtaaaattattttttatatattataCTATATGTTAAATTCCTTTGACATCTTATTATGTTTACtactttatattttgaatcttcTTAGTGAAAATCTCGGTTCCACCGTAGGTGCCTTGTTTTCCATATTATGCATCCCACTTGTATGAGCAGTTTCCTGTAGTTATTTTTGGATGACTCGAGAACGAAATATTAATGCAAGAAGTTAAACTCCTTCTATGTTATTTCAATAGAAacattaaaaagaaaatatatttcaaagagctaggatctctttctctttttcttacCTTCTAATAGATGTTTCAGGATTATAAAATATCTTTCTTTTCCTCCCTCTGAACAGGCATGGAGTTAGACAGCTTCGTAATGGATGGGCAGATGGACCTGCATATATAACACAATGTCCCATTCAAACTGGCCAAACTTATGTATACAACTATACAATTATTGGCCAAAGAGGGACTTTATGGTGGCATGCACATATTTCATGGCTAAGATCTACTCTTTATGGTCCTCTAATTATCCTTCCTAAGAAAAATGTCTCTTACCCTTTTGTCAAACCATTCAAGGAAGTGCCTATCATCTTTGGTATTACTTAATTAAACATCTATACATAAATTCAAATTAATTTTTATAATCCAAAATTTTCCAACTAAATAAATGTAAATCACTAATATTCATTGTGAAATTTTGTTAAAATATTCAGGAGAATGGTTCAATGCTGATCCTGAAGCCATCATTAGTCAAGCTTTACAAACTGGTGGAGGACCAAATGTCTCTGATGCCTACACCATCAATGGCCTTCCAGGGCTTTTGTACAATTGCTCTGTAAAAGGTTCTTTAGTACATCCAAGTTTTCCTTTAGTCAATCATTAAATATACAAGTTTTTTACAATATCAGTATAGTCTATGCGAGCTGTAATAGGGAATATATTCACCATTTTATTGGTTATATAaataatttaagttatatatgttGTTAGTTTAAGTGATTTTTACATCATCAAGTTATCGGTAGTAGCAGTTAACTTATTTTATTTTGAAGattacaaatttcatattttaTGGAGATTTACTTGTAAATATCTTTTGAATGACCTGATAGTTTAATTTTTATACACTGAcagtatatataacttaaattctatAACAAATCCATGCTTCATATATGAAatattatttgtaattgacttttaaATGACCAAATAGCTTTTTACACTATCAGTGTACGTGTATGGTTAAACGTTTTAATACTCCTATAGTATATTCTGTAACACTAACTTATGCTCTATGGATGGTTTGTGGCAGATACATTCAAGCTAAAGGTTAAGCCAGGAAAAACATACCTTCTACGCCTGATCAATGCTGCACTCAATGATGAACTTTTCTTCAGCATTGCAAATCATACACTCACAATAGTTGAAGCTGATGCATTATATGTCAAACCATTTGAGACCGAAACAGTACTTATAACACCAGGACAAACCACAAATGTTCTCTTAAAAACCAAATCTGAATACCCAAGTGCCACTTTTCTCATGTCTGCTAGACCCTATGTCACCGGACAAGGCACATTTGACAACTCTACAGTTGCTGGAATTCTTGAATACGAATCGTCAATACTTCATTCGACTAAATCAATGAATAAGCTTCCCCTGTTTAAGCCTATTTTACCTCCACTAAATGATACTTCATTTGCTGCTAATTTCAGTAAGAGGTTTCGAAGTTTGGCTAACTCCCAATTTCCTGCTAAAGTTCCACAAAATGTTGACAAGCATTTCTTTTTCACAGTAGGCCTTGGCACAAACCCTTGTGACAAAAACCAAACTTGTCAAGGTCCTAACGGGACCAAATTTTCAGCGTCGATAAACATCGTGTCATTCGTACAACCTACAACTGCTTTGCTCCAATCTCATTTCTTTGGACAATCAAAGGGTGTTTATAGACCTTATTTTCCTGTTAATCCTTTGAATTGGTTCAATTATACTGGGAATCCTCCAAATAACACAATGGTTAACAATGATACTAAAGTTTTGGTACTTCCTTTTAATACAAGTATTGAGCTAATCATGCAAGATACAAGCATTCTTGGTGCTGAAAGTCATCCTCTTcatcttcacggcttcaatttcTTTGTTGTTGGCCAAGGTTTCGGTAATTTTGACCCTAATAAAGATCCTGCTAACTTCAATCTTATTGACCCTGTGGAGAGGAACACTATAGGTGTGCCATCTGGTGGTTGGGTTGCCATTAGATTTTTAGCAGATAATCCAGGTTAGTAGATTAAATCACAAGTGATAATTCACTTATTTGATAATATTTGTTTGAGTTAACTCTCTATATTCCATTTTATGCGATACTATTACTTTGTTTTAGCTTGCACATAAAAAGAATGGTACCtatctatatttaaaaataatccAACTTTACTTTGTTTAACTGTAATGACATGACTTTATAGCTACACAAATATCATAGCATGTTTAAGATTACAAGTTCCAaaatttgttttttctttattAAACAGCATATCCAGTTACACAGTGACACGTCAAATAAAATGGAGGGAGTAAGAGTTAGTTAAGAATTCAAGAATTTGTAGATTAGTAATATTTAAAAAGATTTAACGTAATTAAATAATGAATGTTTGAACTGTAGGTGTTTGGTTCATGCATTGTCACCTCGATGTGCATACAAGTTGGGGACTGAAGATGGCATGGCTTGTCTTAGATGGAAAGCTTCCAAATCAGAAACTCCTTCCTCCTCCATCTGATCTTCCTCAGTGCTAATTTCTTGGTCTTTCATTACATAATCGACCTTCAAGTCTCAAGCTTTTGCACTTTCGTTGTTTTgaatcttgatttttttttttcccttttatgTGTTTTAGGTGTGTTAGCTTTATAATTCATTTTTGTTGTAACTGACTGGCCTTTTCAAGCCATGGTCTAAGCAGAGGATGAAGAATTGACTGCCTTTTGTAATTTTATTGAGTCACAGTTATATTCTATGCAAGTGAGAATAAATGGTTTTTATTCCTTAAACTCTTTGTTCATCTTATGTTTACATATTGTCCTGACTTCTGAGGCATGGATGTTTGGCTTTGAATATTCAGAAATTTTCACCAGATATAGGATGACAATTTTAGAAAGTgatcatatttttttatttctcttgCAATTTATGAACCTTTTAGACCACAGTCTAAAAAGCTATCTCTTGAGCAAACTGAAAATGATCTTAACGTTAGACTACAGTTTGCAATTCATAAGTTACTCAAATTTTAGATGACAATATTCTAATGTTTGTCTGTGAAATTAATCAATACATGAGTAAACATTATACTCTAGTGTAGCATT is drawn from Lycium barbarum isolate Lr01 chromosome 8, ASM1917538v2, whole genome shotgun sequence and contains these coding sequences:
- the LOC132607040 gene encoding laccase-17-like, whose protein sequence is MSSTFPPLVPMAIFFIAFLALCLIPQPAQAITIHYEFNITMQNVTRLCHTKSIVTVNGKFPGPRIVTREGDRLLIKVTNHVPNNITIHWHGVRQLRNGWADGPAYITQCPIQTGQTYVYNYTIIGQRGTLWWHAHISWLRSTLYGPLIILPKKNVSYPFVKPFKEVPIIFGEWFNADPEAIISQALQTGGGPNVSDAYTINGLPGLLYNCSVKDTFKLKVKPGKTYLLRLINAALNDELFFSIANHTLTIVEADALYVKPFETETVLITPGQTTNVLLKTKSEYPSATFLMSARPYVTGQGTFDNSTVAGILEYESSILHSTKSMNKLPLFKPILPPLNDTSFAANFSKRFRSLANSQFPAKVPQNVDKHFFFTVGLGTNPCDKNQTCQGPNGTKFSASINIVSFVQPTTALLQSHFFGQSKGVYRPYFPVNPLNWFNYTGNPPNNTMVNNDTKVLVLPFNTSIELIMQDTSILGAESHPLHLHGFNFFVVGQGFGNFDPNKDPANFNLIDPVERNTIGVPSGGWVAIRFLADNPGVWFMHCHLDVHTSWGLKMAWLVLDGKLPNQKLLPPPSDLPQC